The following proteins come from a genomic window of Carassius carassius chromosome 10, fCarCar2.1, whole genome shotgun sequence:
- the LOC132151690 gene encoding green-sensitive opsin-2-like produces the protein MFFLICLGLPINGLTLICTAQHKKLRQPLNFILVNLAVAGSIMVCFGFTVTFYTAINGYFALGPTGCAVEGFMATLGGQIALWSLVVLAIERYIVVCKPMGSFKFSTNHALTGIGFTWVMALSCAAPPLVGWSRYIPEGMQCSCGPDYYTLNPEYNNESYVIYMFVCHFIFPVTVIFFTYGRLVCTVKAAAAQQQDSASTQKAEREVTKMVILMVLGFLVAWTPYATVAAWIFFNRGAAFSAQFMAVPAFFSKSSSIFNPIIYVLLNKQFRSCMLTTLFCGKNPLGDEESSTLSTSKTEVSSVTPS, from the exons AtgttctttctcatctgtttggGTCTACCCATCAATGGCCTTACATTGATTTGTACAGCTCAACACAAAAAGCTCAGACAACCTCTCAACTTCATTTTGGTTAACCTGGCTGTGGCTGGTTCCATCATGGTTTGTTTTGGATTCACGGTCACTTTCTACACAGCAATTAATGGCTACTTTGCTCTGGGACCAACTGGCTGTGCGGTTGAGGGCTTCATGGCCACACTTGGCG GGCAAATTGCCCTTTGGTCACTTGTGGTGCTGGCTATCGAAAGATACATTGTGGTCTGCAAACCAATGGGCAGTTTCAAATTCTCAACTAACCACGCTTTGACAGGAATTGGATTTACATGGGTAATGGCCTTGTCATGTGCAGCTCCACCTTTAGTTGGCTGGTCCAG ATATATTCCTGAGGGAATGCAGTGCTCATGTGGACCAGACTACTACACCCTGAATCCTGAATACAACAATGAATCATATGTCATCTACATGTTCGTCTGCCATTTTATATTTCCGGTCACTGTAATCTTCTTCACCTACGGACGGCTCGTTTGCACAGTCAAGGCG GCTGCAGCTCAACAGCAGGACTCAGCATCTACCCAAAAGGCTGAGAGGGAAGTGACAAAAATGGTCATCCTGATGGTTTTGGGTTTCTTGGTGGCTTGGACCCCTTATGCCACTGTTGCTGCCTGGATCTTCTTCAATAGGGGAGCAGCTTTCAGTGCCCAGTTCATGGCTGTTCCTGCCTTTTTTTCAAAGAGTTCATCCATATTTAACCCTATAATTTATGTGCTGCTAAACAAACAG TTCCGGAGCTGCATGCTGACAACACTTTTCTGTGGAAAGAACCCTCTTGGTGATGAGGAGTCGTCAACATTGTCCACCAGCAAGACAGAGGTGTCCTCTGTAACTCCATCATAG